The Bicyclus anynana chromosome 4, ilBicAnyn1.1, whole genome shotgun sequence DNA window ACAGACGCAgagggtatgctaacactaaaaataaaaaaataaaaattttaataaaaaaaattcaaccgacttccaactcaaaaaataactttaactaaaaagcaaaaaataacatcctacctatgtgctaccttctgatcagtttgaaggcggtgccaagccagtgtcgtgttttaattaaagctgtttctggaataaccacagaaattttgtagtttaaacgtatttaattaaaacatcactggcttggcaccgccttcaaactgatcagaaggtagcacataggtaggatgttattttttgctttttagttaaagttattttttgagttggaagtcggttgaattttttttattaaaattttttagaacacatgttccttagacatatttaattaatttttcttaaaaaatataaccctagTTATGGGAAAAACTCCCGAACACCCTGTATACCTTGGTTTAAAACCTTGTGCATGACACTGATGATCAATCCAAATCCTTTGATTTgaaagagtaggtacctactcaaatGTGCTCTTttacaatgaaaaataaatcagatTGTTGAAATTACATTGATTTATACTActtaataaataagataatttttatatagaCTAGATATAGATGTgtgtgaattaataaataacctttTAGTCTGAATTAGCAATCTATATTTAAGCGATGtagaaacataaatatattaatataatgtcTTGCTGTTCAGTGTGGATaatataggcctcctccaatcAGCAAGTCCCACAGTTAGGCGGAAGTCATCTTTCCTTTTTGTTAGATATACTCATTGTCTCCTCCCATCTCttcttattttaacaattaatttcatttcatctcTTAGGTACCACAGCATTACCAGCTAATTCAGTTCCTGTGTTGCcgcataacataatattatgacctGTCCAATACTATTTCAAGTAGTCAGTTTgtttatgtaatatgtatacttTGGGTTTGTTCAATAAGTCGGTTGAGTTGATTctgtaaattagttttattcCCAACTGTCCTGACACTTAGCTGGTTTTTCTGTGGTTCTGTGTAAGTGTCCAACCAAGTcttgtttttgtataatatgataTAGGGGAGGACAGACCTAATGTAGATTCTTCCATCCAATGTTCGTATGTAAATCTTTGCTTTTCATTATTTCTTAAATTGACCAGTGTTTTCTCCACCCACTAGCAATCCTATTGTTCATACTCAAACTTATTTATATCCAGTACCTGTATTACTTAATTAGGTAGTATACCTTATAATAAATGTAGAAGTATTtctatgcaagatttattaattaaaataacaataattgatgattatttttattattaaagaaagttataaaaaattattctttattattgcTTGAACTAGGTACACCATCTGATTGCAGGAGTTCTATTGATGCAGACAACTGTTCTAAGCTTTGTACCAGCTGAGCCATTTTATCTTTAGATGCTGAATTTTCGAAACTATCTTCAGTGGGCTTTTCTGCGTCACCATATAACCTAAAGTGAAGCCTAGCTAGATGTTCTTGCtggtcccttatgtttatcatTTGTTCCATGCTACAGCCAGTACCGAAAGCGCTTAATTTCCCAGTATGGAAATCATTGAGCAATTCTAACAAAGCTTTTTCCATGTGTTTAACATCTGGTGTTTCTTTGGGCATGTGTTTAGTTCTGGTATTGTTGGATCGCATATTGTAGTCTCTATGCAATCGCCTCTCGTTAACATACGACACCTTAGCAGAATCGTTGATACTATTATTACCAGTGCTAGTGAATGTGTGGGGGTTTTTAGATGTTAGACTGGCCGCCCCACTTGATATTTTATTGCTTGTAACTGGTGATGTAGCTGGCTGAGGAACTTTGGACTCTTCTTCTTCGCCTTCATTCTGCATTAGCTGTTGTGTTTCGTTGGCTTCCTCCAAATCCAAACTCATGTagatcaattatttatttttaatgaatgtagAACCAAACCTCTGCTAGTTTTGTAAATGTTTGGGAAATAATGTATCTTTAGTAAAACTTCCTTTAGAAagataaactaataatttacaaaagctCTCACAAAaacgtaatgtttattttcaatgtttgttaAATGTCAGTTCATCAGTtgtcacaaacgtcaaatgaaggtGTTTGACCAAAGAATATACACTACTCCGAGGAGTGTTTGACtgttttgtcattttttttataatgagcTTTAAGGCTCTGGGtactagcccttttgagcctgTTTGTTGGTGTTTTGTCAATGTTTTTTCCACGGATTATACATCAAATGCAATCTTTTGCtaactttatttttacaagATCGTGTTTAATCTTAGACCAAAAACCTATGGACTTGTCTCgtacccaaattcacaaacaaaatggTTAATGTtcagtatttttaaatgttagctttctgtaagTTTTTGTGttctccgttgaaaacaaaaaatactcgtgaaagaattatttcgatatgtacgttaattaatttccgATGTATAGAATTTTAGAAtgagcggttttcgagatttcgtgacaatgacctttcgcatttatatatttatgaagacTAGCCGAAcgaccgaacattattttcctcgttttggccacatttttcATCGGTGTTTTGCTCCTAtaggtcgtagcgtgatgttatgtagcttatagcctttctcgataaacgggcttttcaacacaaaaagaatttttcaattcttaccgttagttcgtcagtaggtaaggcagaagtatGAAATCGCCTACAATAGGTGAGCAAATGTTGTGTGctgacgtcacgtacaatatcgcgatcgttagcgggagtcgatatttatgcgaactttgaatgcatgtaaaatcacaactatttggtatttttaaataaaacaaaaactagtgtatctgtatTTATAAAATCTCTAATGTTacgaagtttcaaatgattGTGCGTACCTATTAACATTATccattgtctgtcgttttttagAGAGGGACCATTGAGGAAGATGTTGCTATTATCAGTCTCCCGGTATGTACCAGCAAACAAAAAGCTGATCAAAACATGCAACATCTTCTGCTGTTGTTTCCATTCTACTGGTATGATATGTCCAGTGTGGAAACTatctgaaagaaaaaaaaactaggaGAGAAGTACGTGATGcgtaaaatagttatttattgtttaaagaaaaagtattttcgggatatattacattttgtaactgatttattgcttttatttgatgatgattaattatgACAGGTTTGTGACTAAGggtttattttcatataattacgctaaattgcttgccggtacgtctttgccggcagcaACGGATACGCCGTGCGTCCGCATCGAATTCGGTTGCGGACGCACAATGTTGCACTGTCTCGTACGAACGCCAGTTCGTCCCAGTGTTGTCAAACGTACGATTTAAATCGTATTTGTACGACTtttttggttcttctacgaTGTACGATCGAGTAATCGAAATCGTACGCAAAAacgatctttttttttattctttacaagttagcccttgactacaatctcatctgatggtaagtgatgatgcagtctaagatggaagcgggctaactttttaggaggaggatgaaaatccacacccctttcggtttctatacggcatcgtaccggaacgctaaatcgcttggcggtacgtctttgccggtagggtggtaactagccacggctgaagcctcccaccagccaaaaatgcTTTCAAATTGCAAAAATGCAGGCTTTTATTAATAcgcactggcttggcaccgccttcaaagtgctcagaaggtagcacatacgatgttattgttcgcttagtttatttttgtgattttgaagtcgtttgaatttttttggtaaaaagattttatataataaattaaataataaataattaatgtaaacatCACCTGTAGGTAATAAGGAAATCGTAACACAAGGCCCTTTAATTCAGGATTGTGTGGAGATattcagttaaaattaaaaccaactCAAGTTTACAGTACCTTGAAGCATTTCAAGCATTCAGTCCATTGACTTAGTACTATATGGAGagtggtaggcgtccactgatccgcatcgtatgtatCGGACGCATCTTTTTCTCATtcacttttcatcccagaaaaatccatggttcccgcgggatttgtgtgaaactgaattccacgcggtcgaagacgcgggcgtccgctagttataaataaaaataaaaaacccaacGTGACCTAATTTTATCAACCCAACCACAATTCGATCGCATTGAAGTCGTGTTTGCTCGCGAAACTTTAAAAGGGAAAGATTACCAAAGATTACCTGCAACCAACACCAATTGTAACCCTTAACGTATGCTTAAAATTTGATTACCGTGGTAGTCGATAGCATGAAGTGCTTACATAAGGTTGAAGTGAGCGTAGCATGCAGAACGGCCACGGCAGTCGCTCCGTATCTTCGTTCCCGAACGCGCGGACGGTAACATTTCGCACGCATTCGCTAGCGAAATCAAAAGACaatgtaaataatacaattctcttttatatatatctataccaaTTAAATAACGCTTCAGTATACAAAATTGCAATTGCTTTTCATTAGGACTCCGTTGTACTGATATCGTAaacatagaaaaataaaatatttaagcgcGAAAACCGACGAAGCAAAATAAGTTGgtgtaaatacaaaat harbors:
- the LOC112055313 gene encoding coiled-coil domain-containing protein 28A, yielding MSLDLEEANETQQLMQNEGEEEESKVPQPATSPVTSNKISSGAASLTSKNPHTFTSTGNNSINDSAKVSYVNERRLHRDYNMRSNNTRTKHMPKETPDVKHMEKALLELLNDFHTGKLSAFGTGCSMEQMINIRDQQEHLARLHFRLYGDAEKPTEDSFENSASKDKMAQLVQSLEQLSASIELLQSDGVPSSSNNKE